Proteins encoded in a region of the Phoenix dactylifera cultivar Barhee BC4 chromosome 3, palm_55x_up_171113_PBpolish2nd_filt_p, whole genome shotgun sequence genome:
- the LOC103709076 gene encoding pentatricopeptide repeat-containing protein At2g02980, chloroplastic-like: MPYLYKSNHCRLFHSPVTNRTPPSVSHPCELLEEECVASLIQKCPDMRTLRQIHAHFVKSPANSSSFYALSKILAFCALSPSGDLAYARRLFAQIPHPNVFSWNSMIRGSSQLPHPSKEPIFLYKQMLQKGFALPNSFTLAFVLKACSLISAFLEGRQIHCHAFKHGLYSSPFVQTGLLNFYAKCEELVAARLIFDEIPDKNLIAWSAMIGGYARLGLVNAALELFREMQGAGISPDEVTMVSVIQACAKAGALDLGKWVHAFIDRNGIKADLELKTALIDMYAKCGEIDRARKVFDRMEVRDTKAWSSMIVGLAIHGLVKDALELFSRMLESKVRPNHVTFIGVLSACAHSGLVSDGRRFWSIMHELGIEPMMEHYGCMVDLLCRSGLFEEAYSFVNTMPIMPNSVIWRTLLVGCKSNGSLDKAELVAKQLLELEPLSAENYVLVSNLYASSSQWEKVSYMRKKMKDNGVKVVPGCSSIEVDGFLHEFVVGDESHPEIKEIRKVLREITERVRLAGHEPWTSAVLHDVGEEEKEVALCEHSERLAIAFGLLKTKAPVPIRVVKNLRVCSDCHEVTKIISKAYNREIIVRDRVRFHRFVNGVCSCNDFW; the protein is encoded by the exons ATGCCATATCTTTACAAGAGCAACCATTGCAGGCTTTTCCACTCCCCAGTCACCAATAGGACTCCCCCATCAGTATCTCACCCCTGTGAACTCCTAGAAGAAGAATGTGTTGCCTCTTTGATCCAAAAATGCCCGGATATGAGAACCCTCCGCCAAATCCACGCTCACTTCGTCAAATCCCCCGCCAATTCCTCCTCCTTCTACGCCCTCTCCAAGATCCTCGCTTTCTGCGCCCTCTCCCCCTCCGGCGACCTCGCCTACGCCCGTCGCCTGTTCGCCCAAATTCCCCACCCAAACGTCTTCTCCTGGAACTCTATGATCCGGGGGTCCTCCCAGCTCCCCCATCCCTCCAAAGAACCCATCTTTCTCTACAAACAAATGCTCCAGAAAGGCTTTGCTCTCCCCAATAGCTTCACCCTCGCCTTCGTTCTGAAAGCTTGCTCGCTTATCTCGGCTTTCCTCGAAGGCCGCCAAATCCATTGCCATGCGTTTAAACACGGGCTTTATTCGAGCCCGTTTGTTCAGACTGGATTGTTGAATTTTTATGCGAAATGTGAAGAGCTTGTTGCCGCAAGattgatttttgatgaaatccctGATAAGAATTTGATCGCTTGGAGCGCGATGATTGGTGGGTACGCGAGGTTGGGGTTGGTGAATGCGGCATTGGAGTTGTTCCGGGAGATGCAGGGGGCGGGGATCAGTCCGGATGAGGTGACAATGGTCAGTGTGATTCAAGCTTGTGCCAAGGCGGGGGCGCTGGATTTAGGGAAGTGGGTGCATGCTTTTATCGACAGGAATGGAATCAAAGCTGATCTTGAGCTGAAAACTGCGCTAATTGATATGTATGCCAAGTGCGGGGAAATAGACAGGGCAAGGAAGGTGTTTGATAGGATGGAGGTGAGGGATACGAAGGCTTGGAGCTCAATGATTGTTGGCCTGGCGATACATGGACTTGTAAAAGATGCTTTGGAGCTTTTCTCAAGAATGTTAGAGTCCAAG GTGAGGCCTAACCATGTGACCTTTATTGGTGTTTTATCTGCATGCGCTCATAGTGGATTAGTAAGTGATGGTCGGCGATTTTGGTCTATCATGCATGAGTTGGGCATTGAACCCATGATGGAGCATTATGGATGCATGGTTGATCTACTGTGTAGATCTGGCCTTTTTGAAGAAGCTTATTCATTTGTAAATACCATGCCTATCATGCCGAATTCCGTAATCTGGAGGACACTTCTGGTAGGATGCAAGAGTAATGGAAGTCTTGATAAAGCAGAGCTTGTTGCAAAGCAACTTCTTGAGTTAGAGCCACTTAGTGCAGAGAATTATGTCCTAGTATCTAACCTTTATGCATCCAGCTCTCAGTGGGAAAAGGTGAGCTACATGAGGAAAAAGATGAAGGACAATGGTGTTAAGGTTGTCCCTGGCTGCAGTTCTATTGAAGTTGATGGTTTCTTACATGAGTTTGTGGTGGGTGATGAGTCGCATCCAGAGATCAAGGAGATAAGGAAGGTACTGAGAGAGATAACTGAGCGGGTTCGACTTGCTGGCCATGAGCCATGGACTTCAGCGGTCTTGCATGATGTTggtgaagaggagaaagaagtcGCTCTGTGCGAGCACAGTGAGAGGTTAGCCATTGCTTTTGGATTGTTGAAAACTAAGGCACCTGTTCCGATCCGGGTGGTGAAGAActtgagggtttgcagtgattgCCATGAGGTGACAAAGATAATAAGCAAGGCATATAACAGAGAGATTATTGTAAGGGATCGTGTTCGATTTCATCGTTTTGTCAATGGAGTTTGTTCTTGCAATGACTTCTGGTGA
- the LOC103709077 gene encoding gibberellin-regulated protein 5-like — protein MGRSTHALLFLLLLLCCAAMAVSTKDVFGEDTGLSLVARKEHHKHSGFSEGECPDACQFRCSKTAYKKPCMFFCQKCCFKCRCVPPGTYAHKEVCPCYNNWKTKRGGPKCP, from the exons ATGGGGAGATCTACtcatgctcttctcttcttgctccTCCTCCTTTGCTGTGCTGCAATGGCAGTCTCAACCAAG GACGTATTTGGTGAAGATACTGGGCTGAGTTTGGTTGCAAGAAAG GAGCATCATAAGCATTCTGGGTTTTCTGAGGGAG AGTGCCCTGATGCCTGTCAATTTAGGTGCTCCAAGACTGCATATAAGAAGCCATGCATGTTCTTCTGCCAGAAGTGTTGTTTCAAGTGCAGGTGTGTTCCCCCTGGGACCTATGCCCACAAGGAGGTTTGCCCATGTTACAACAACTGGAAGACAAAGAGAGGAGGCCCCAAATGCCCTTGA